The following proteins are encoded in a genomic region of Synechococcus sp. ROS8604:
- a CDS encoding DUF1214 domain-containing protein: protein MVTSQATRDYGYKWFSDGPAILTTPTYDKFMSLSVFDMRHNVPAFITNPPKPILLKRPGQAVPAVDFLVVELETDQGLVLTRMVVVDNLDAVVASCSQFQMQGGKGYIQREVKQFSSETTKNAQAVIDTVISYINPDEALGRVSSDVSFLDLAPGVKLGQLGTPADTVRYATILVDDTGAPFRGDATYTLTVPSGLYKLGGYFSVTHYGTDNKLLIPNDLKIYDQITFSSEPN, encoded by the coding sequence GTGGTTACGTCACAAGCCACTAGGGACTACGGCTACAAATGGTTTTCAGATGGCCCCGCGATCCTGACGACGCCGACTTACGACAAATTCATGTCGCTGTCTGTTTTCGATATGAGGCACAACGTGCCGGCTTTCATCACCAACCCACCAAAGCCGATCCTTCTTAAGCGACCAGGCCAGGCGGTCCCCGCCGTTGACTTTCTGGTGGTCGAGCTGGAAACGGATCAGGGTCTTGTGCTGACCAGGATGGTGGTTGTCGACAATCTTGACGCCGTTGTCGCGTCCTGTAGCCAATTCCAGATGCAGGGCGGCAAGGGATACATACAGCGTGAGGTCAAGCAATTCAGTTCAGAGACGACAAAGAATGCCCAGGCTGTGATCGATACGGTGATCTCCTACATCAATCCCGATGAAGCCCTCGGTCGGGTCAGCAGCGACGTCAGCTTTCTGGATCTCGCACCAGGAGTCAAACTTGGTCAGCTTGGAACGCCTGCGGACACGGTCCGTTATGCCACGATCCTGGTCGACGACACTGGCGCACCATTTCGAGGTGATGCGACTTACACCCTGACTGTGCCCTCTGGTCTTTACAAGCTAGGCGGCTACTTCTCCGTCACCCACTACGGAACCGATAACAAACTGCTGATCCCAAACGATTTGAAGATCTACGACCAGATCACATTTTCCTCAGAGCCGAACTAA
- a CDS encoding thiamine pyrophosphate-binding protein yields MTPLAVTYALDRLADLGIGHVFGVSGDYAFSINDAVEVHARLTWVPSANELNSAYAADGYARRRGAGIVCTTYGVGELSTLNGLMGAMAERLPVFHLVGEKREGELPVHRFGGSQRHDGGYVTSH; encoded by the coding sequence ATGACTCCTCTCGCTGTGACCTATGCCCTGGATCGCCTCGCAGATCTTGGGATCGGCCATGTGTTTGGTGTGTCGGGTGACTATGCCTTTTCCATCAACGATGCGGTGGAAGTGCATGCGCGGCTGACGTGGGTACCATCAGCGAATGAGCTGAATTCGGCCTATGCAGCTGATGGCTACGCCCGCCGCCGTGGGGCTGGCATCGTCTGTACCACCTACGGCGTGGGTGAACTGAGTACGCTTAATGGCCTGATGGGCGCGATGGCTGAGCGACTGCCCGTGTTCCACTTGGTTGGAGAGAAACGAGAAGGGGAGCTTCCAGTTCACCGGTTTGGTGGATCCCAGCGACACGACGGTGGTTACGTCACAAGCCACTAG
- a CDS encoding acetate/propionate family kinase, which produces MTSLVLVINLGSSSFKVSLVDSTGAKVWYCNRKRSTGESVSTVLNQWLTPVVERHRHQIQLIGHRMVHGGEDLTSPTLITPQLEHALQMLIPLAPLHQPPALAGLAWTQRLVPDCPQWACFDTAFHRTLPMAASTYAIPQSLRDRGLHRYGFHGINHQYVSEYVADYWRTKGRDPSQLRLISAHLGGGASLAAVKGGNCIDTTMGFTPLEGLVMQTRSGTIDPGLILELIRQGYDATELSHLLLNESGLKGLSGLSGEMREIRELALEAHPGALLALAVFRHRLLQQLGAMAASLQGVDVLALTGGIGEHDEALHIELHESLNWWGAFETVVVPADEEGMIARLCLRHQFSLTATD; this is translated from the coding sequence ATGACAAGCCTCGTCCTTGTGATCAATCTCGGTAGTTCCAGTTTCAAGGTTTCCCTGGTGGATTCCACGGGAGCCAAAGTTTGGTACTGCAATCGCAAGCGAAGCACAGGGGAGTCCGTCAGCACAGTCTTGAATCAGTGGCTGACTCCAGTTGTTGAGCGTCATCGCCATCAGATTCAGCTCATCGGTCACAGGATGGTGCACGGCGGTGAGGACCTCACTTCTCCAACGCTGATCACACCGCAGTTAGAGCATGCACTTCAGATGCTCATCCCTCTGGCCCCCTTGCATCAGCCACCGGCTCTTGCTGGACTGGCCTGGACCCAGCGCTTGGTGCCTGATTGCCCGCAATGGGCATGCTTTGACACAGCGTTTCATCGCACATTACCTATGGCTGCTAGCACCTACGCGATCCCGCAGAGCCTTCGCGACAGGGGACTTCATCGCTACGGTTTTCACGGCATTAACCATCAGTACGTCTCCGAATACGTTGCCGATTACTGGCGAACGAAGGGACGTGACCCGTCTCAGCTTCGTTTGATCAGTGCTCATCTTGGTGGAGGAGCGTCGCTTGCAGCAGTGAAGGGTGGCAACTGCATCGACACCACCATGGGTTTCACTCCACTAGAGGGACTCGTCATGCAGACGCGATCAGGGACCATTGATCCTGGACTGATCCTCGAATTGATCCGGCAGGGATATGACGCAACAGAACTCAGCCACTTGCTGCTGAACGAGTCAGGCCTCAAGGGACTATCCGGCCTCAGCGGAGAGATGCGCGAAATCCGTGAGTTGGCCCTGGAAGCCCATCCCGGTGCTCTACTGGCCCTTGCCGTGTTTCGTCACCGGCTACTGCAACAGCTAGGAGCCATGGCTGCAAGCCTGCAAGGAGTGGATGTTCTCGCCCTCACCGGTGGCATCGGTGAACACGACGAAGCTCTTCACATTGAGCTGCATGAATCACTTAATTGGTGGGGAGCGTTTGAAACTGTTGTGGTTCCAGCCGACGAAGAAGGGATGATTGCTCGCCTCTGCTTGCGCCACCAGTTTTCGTTGACAGCGACTGATTGA